From Xylocopilactobacillus apis, a single genomic window includes:
- a CDS encoding immunoglobulin-like domain-containing protein, whose amino-acid sequence MKLKLTGLVGTAILLLSPVANAMTAVEKAAPVQADNNWDYDVDNPGLGYYDQLLQNAGPSDGMVDWYPAKDTLSNYPTGQKLVKQLIELSIATNDSNSNARKVLFNDTNGNNTNATYRDTYNKYSVALGFIAQILDFNNTKSGVGSKLEQAAVAGDYDSSDDEGKSVIKGALLNDPSGKALGHNISDVLGTAFFDNADDAYAQIYINGYDNVAQNEANIIREATSSITIVAQSKITGNKATAIFKLNNKTMPEQLSGSILNNNIDGGIKQRDPNYKVNGSMVANAQTWVNNGNRSNSPTFWVNENGKGTIVVPRGTTAKQIAKMILDSKVDTNYKMENVAPMKAIQGNYQKGKGAPWHSSSNFNATGDGESYNHKFIKNSNPGPNETNKLPNGDNWFIGVADNNRKEANNEFAIGTQGNSGIYKGKVTAQSWFNNSLDTNKYPSTTYNPKTSAFEIPDFEASEGIPSFENTVEGKEDSPKNQPKSNIGKVTHLFNPVNDVDANGKSMLRESWDAQHYAYALPEISEISNGADTDEKIDSLAKKISENGSFQSVSDPLAQVKKSFTYEAPVNAWVFKSWNNPYSTVMSSEGAKAPMVAEFDDKSGVLDGSDPKKAEGQWRGGLKYKWSEGNLVTDTQTEVTAVPIKDNKWTGDIALTNQSNVNSSGNSVITISNLIDTSSSIPFKFDDLQIGNTDGSGSTEFNGPEAKINFTADGETHTIKIPKKVTTWARQGAIGVNQLYVNIANEFGNPSGLLIDGEGVSRFLTHSKFWGVYNPLYSETSDLDSKPLIKVADNHLNFIETFNTNGTFDGQSNLPRKEAKLGGKNEYSKENAGGLNVPNFASMYKFSGIFSVLKYKDNFHLSNGTSAGIIQVGDKITPSINAYSEITKDGTLTAPLGAGPYTVTHANGVPLIKMTFGETISQTRASKVAYFDSNLYNPHGNYNNNKPEDGYVSQDYSIGPASVSSVSPNDYGKDNPDYVGFDEDGNIDRTKTTPEDVVDSTAKRNRIYGNTKKVEDDHSEGSNPNYKMVNLKDLDKSGTAYTGITEAMKKMYGISDGKFLKASLPQYERNAGKARINVVVYDKEAVPAPTKEDTKPSFSTTNVSGGNDPFNVSLRPYTTTYDDGAVLTSANVPQSFKNLLTKTLVAGNPDLVDSTGKVSSNKLQQILISSFLESWQQNDDSFKQTDTGAGVNSPLYMYGGFGISNSDTKNSYAQWPKGYVDGTGDYNNAVNRFSEDFYRGGSDLKTADGKSTIKGIPFSALTADVSKLDVTKAGTYPVVYTYTNPSGSKKAASITVPVTVSNASAPVFAFQGSTDATINVGDSFNEGDYKVVGSWAIFNNYGGDYSKLPDYEGISKNTDGSPQVTVTGKVNTSTPGIYQLTYKAVSTSGATTTLIRNITVLPRSNESTTTPDPSDWKITSYKSVGHINYVPGYGIMVFNAPAGTSTGLRLGHGTSWKISQKAVNTKGDTYYQVGSNQWIDGKYISFSPINTEIPLRGEVKIIYRKGYGVNLWKNASTTNGYYPGRKLMHGSRWKVSSKQNGFYKVGKSQWIQGEYVSYKSY is encoded by the coding sequence ACTCACTGGTTTAGTTGGTACAGCGATATTACTGCTATCACCTGTTGCAAATGCAATGACGGCAGTAGAGAAAGCTGCACCAGTTCAGGCCGATAATAATTGGGATTACGATGTCGATAATCCTGGACTAGGGTATTATGATCAACTTCTGCAAAATGCGGGACCTAGCGACGGGATGGTGGATTGGTACCCAGCTAAAGATACACTTAGTAATTATCCGACAGGACAAAAGCTAGTTAAGCAATTAATTGAACTTTCAATCGCAACAAATGATTCTAACTCAAATGCCCGTAAAGTTCTTTTTAACGACACTAATGGTAATAATACTAACGCTACTTATAGAGATACTTATAACAAATATAGTGTTGCTTTAGGTTTTATAGCTCAGATTTTAGATTTCAATAATACTAAAAGTGGGGTTGGTTCTAAGTTGGAACAAGCCGCAGTTGCTGGGGATTACGATTCATCAGATGATGAAGGAAAGAGTGTCATCAAGGGAGCACTACTTAATGATCCAAGCGGTAAAGCTTTAGGTCATAATATTTCTGATGTTTTGGGTACAGCCTTCTTTGACAATGCTGACGACGCATATGCTCAAATTTATATCAATGGTTATGATAATGTAGCGCAAAACGAAGCAAATATTATCCGTGAAGCAACGAGTAGTATTACGATTGTTGCTCAAAGCAAGATTACCGGTAATAAAGCGACAGCGATTTTTAAGCTAAATAATAAAACGATGCCAGAACAACTTTCTGGTTCAATTTTAAATAACAATATTGATGGTGGAATTAAACAAAGAGATCCTAATTATAAGGTTAATGGGTCGATGGTAGCAAACGCACAAACCTGGGTTAATAACGGGAACCGTAGTAATAGTCCTACTTTTTGGGTTAATGAAAATGGCAAAGGCACGATCGTAGTTCCAAGAGGCACCACTGCCAAACAAATTGCTAAAATGATTCTGGATTCAAAAGTAGATACAAATTATAAAATGGAAAATGTTGCGCCGATGAAAGCTATTCAAGGTAATTACCAAAAGGGTAAAGGAGCACCATGGCACTCATCTTCTAACTTTAATGCAACTGGGGATGGTGAGTCCTATAACCATAAATTTATAAAAAATTCTAATCCAGGACCTAATGAAACAAATAAATTGCCGAACGGTGATAATTGGTTTATAGGTGTGGCTGATAATAATAGAAAAGAGGCAAATAATGAATTTGCTATAGGAACCCAGGGAAATAGTGGTATATACAAAGGAAAAGTTACAGCACAAAGCTGGTTTAATAACAGTTTGGATACCAATAAATATCCATCTACAACTTATAATCCTAAAACTTCTGCTTTTGAAATTCCAGATTTTGAAGCTTCGGAGGGAATACCTTCTTTTGAGAATACAGTAGAAGGTAAAGAAGATTCTCCAAAAAATCAGCCTAAATCTAATATTGGTAAGGTGACACATTTGTTTAATCCAGTAAACGATGTGGATGCTAATGGTAAATCGATGTTGAGAGAATCTTGGGATGCACAGCATTATGCCTATGCTTTACCAGAAATAAGTGAAATTTCAAATGGGGCTGACACGGACGAGAAAATTGATAGTTTAGCTAAAAAGATTAGTGAAAATGGAAGTTTCCAATCGGTATCAGATCCTTTAGCCCAAGTAAAAAAGAGCTTCACTTATGAAGCTCCAGTAAATGCATGGGTTTTTAAGTCATGGAATAATCCCTATTCTACGGTAATGTCTTCTGAGGGAGCGAAAGCGCCAATGGTTGCAGAATTTGATGACAAGTCTGGCGTATTAGATGGTTCTGACCCCAAAAAAGCTGAAGGACAGTGGCGTGGAGGATTAAAATATAAATGGTCAGAAGGTAATCTTGTAACAGATACCCAGACTGAAGTTACGGCAGTTCCAATTAAAGATAATAAATGGACGGGAGATATAGCCTTAACAAACCAATCTAATGTTAACTCATCTGGTAATTCAGTTATAACTATAAGTAATTTAATTGATACAAGTAGTAGTATTCCTTTTAAATTCGATGATCTACAAATAGGAAATACAGATGGTTCAGGAAGTACTGAGTTTAACGGACCTGAAGCGAAAATAAATTTTACTGCTGATGGAGAAACTCATACTATAAAAATACCAAAAAAGGTTACTACATGGGCTCGCCAAGGAGCAATTGGGGTTAACCAACTATATGTAAACATAGCTAATGAATTTGGAAATCCTAGTGGCTTACTGATTGATGGAGAAGGTGTCAGCCGCTTTTTAACACACTCAAAATTTTGGGGTGTCTATAATCCACTATACAGTGAAACTAGTGATCTCGATAGTAAACCTCTAATTAAAGTTGCTGATAACCATTTAAACTTTATTGAAACATTTAACACAAATGGTACATTTGACGGACAATCTAATCTTCCACGAAAAGAAGCAAAACTTGGGGGAAAGAATGAGTATTCAAAAGAGAATGCGGGTGGCTTGAATGTTCCTAATTTCGCATCCATGTATAAATTTAGTGGAATTTTTTCGGTTTTAAAATATAAAGATAATTTTCATTTATCTAATGGAACTTCTGCGGGAATAATCCAAGTAGGAGATAAAATTACTCCTTCTATTAATGCATACTCTGAAATAACCAAAGATGGGACCTTAACTGCTCCATTAGGAGCTGGTCCATACACTGTTACGCATGCAAATGGAGTACCTTTAATCAAGATGACATTTGGTGAAACTATCAGTCAGACAAGAGCTAGTAAAGTAGCATATTTTGACTCTAATTTATATAATCCGCATGGGAATTACAATAACAACAAACCAGAAGATGGTTATGTTTCTCAGGATTATTCAATTGGACCTGCTTCGGTAAGCTCAGTTTCACCAAACGATTACGGAAAAGATAATCCTGATTATGTTGGATTTGACGAAGATGGAAATATTGATCGCACTAAGACAACACCGGAGGATGTTGTTGATTCCACAGCCAAACGTAATCGAATTTATGGAAATACTAAGAAAGTTGAGGATGACCATAGTGAAGGAAGCAATCCTAATTACAAGATGGTTAACCTTAAAGATTTAGACAAATCAGGAACTGCTTATACAGGTATTACAGAAGCAATGAAAAAAATGTATGGGATTTCTGATGGTAAGTTCCTTAAAGCTTCATTGCCTCAGTATGAAAGGAATGCAGGTAAGGCTCGGATTAATGTCGTTGTTTATGACAAAGAAGCGGTTCCTGCTCCAACTAAAGAAGACACAAAACCGTCATTCTCAACAACAAATGTATCTGGCGGTAATGATCCTTTTAATGTCAGTCTTCGTCCATACACGACAACTTATGATGATGGTGCAGTATTAACAAGTGCTAACGTTCCACAAAGCTTCAAGAACTTATTAACTAAGACATTAGTAGCCGGTAATCCAGATTTAGTTGACTCTACCGGAAAAGTTTCAAGCAACAAATTACAACAGATCCTGATTAGTTCATTTTTAGAAAGTTGGCAGCAAAATGATGACAGTTTTAAGCAGACTGACACGGGTGCTGGTGTAAATTCACCACTTTACATGTATGGTGGTTTTGGAATCAGTAACTCAGATACCAAAAATTCATACGCTCAATGGCCTAAAGGTTATGTTGATGGCACAGGAGATTACAACAACGCAGTTAACAGATTCTCAGAAGACTTCTACCGTGGTGGATCAGATCTGAAGACAGCAGATGGTAAGAGTACAATTAAAGGAATTCCATTCTCAGCATTAACTGCAGATGTGAGCAAGTTAGATGTAACAAAGGCTGGTACTTACCCAGTAGTATATACATATACAAATCCAAGTGGTTCCAAAAAAGCAGCTAGCATAACCGTACCTGTAACAGTAAGTAATGCTTCAGCTCCAGTGTTTGCTTTTCAGGGAAGTACAGATGCAACAATTAACGTCGGCGATAGTTTTAATGAAGGCGATTATAAAGTAGTAGGTTCATGGGCAATCTTCAACAACTATGGCGGAGACTACTCTAAACTGCCTGACTACGAAGGGATTAGTAAGAATACAGATGGTAGTCCTCAAGTAACGGTAACAGGAAAAGTTAATACAAGTACTCCAGGTATTTATCAATTAACGTATAAAGCAGTAAGTACGAGTGGAGCAACAACGACTCTAATAAGAAATATTACAGTATTGCCGAGAAGTAACGAAAGCACTACAACACCAGATCCAAGTGATTGGAAAATAACGTCATATAAGTCAGTAGGACATATTAACTATGTACCTGGCTATGGCATTATGGTGTTCAATGCCCCTGCAGGCACAAGTACAGGTCTGAGACTAGGACATGGAACTTCGTGGAAGATTAGTCAGAAGGCAGTGAACACGAAGGGAGATACATACTACCAAGTAGGAAGTAACCAATGGATTGATGGGAAGTATATCTCATTTAGTCCGATCAACACAGAAATTCCACTAAGAGGAGAAGTTAAAATTATCTACAGAAAAGGTTATGGCGTTAACTTATGGAAGAATGCCAGTACGACAAATGGCTATTATCCAGGCAGAAAGTTAATGCACGGCAGCCGTTGGAAAGTAAGTAGCAAGCAAAATGGCTTCTATAAGGTTGGAAAAAGCCAGTGGATCCAAGGTGAATACGTAAGTTACAAATCATACTAA
- a CDS encoding PRD domain-containing protein: MKSIDKIYNIFINNFHDQKVTTIEVAKAAGLSRGVVSSYLSSLYSQGKVTKTHSRPVFWQIVKPKSSFDELIGAKGSLADVIIHCKESLSYPDNDLPLIITGNNGTGKKLLAQKMYEEALTRKVITKTDPFIKINASDYVSNQRNFIKLFQKSKKCSKFDNILSTKSLFPNNKGILFIHEAQKLSQNNQQLLLNLIKSAIRDIKCQVRFIISITGFEDCLLLNKKIGLQIKLPDFLDRYFFERLSLVLNFFYLEAQKIKHPIIINTKIVKQLTMYDHPDNIAALENKIKLLLAKSYVNLLPKEEIYIGLPNKLNIKISSSQNDLNIELSNLINSFMQLKPSVSRIMDDLIHSIKLDQQLSEQNFIVMKLLHLINISESPKTLDLINDHLKIKIQTELTEKYGLSLPENKDFWNRCSLCTAFIVIYNKSSIFRENNTIKNTLQNKYPRSIYLFEKIFEDLFKTSKLNDCHFLLFFILMTPIVNKIEGIKYNCILLAHGQGIASNIQKVVNSLCGNYIFESFDMQLDTSIKQISSSVKQYLEKQNNYVKGTIILFDMGSLSQIFNEIKKYSHKRLIVINNLTTAMALDTGLRVQRNDSFKEIALESQHYGETTGSQYYEGLADHPHIIISCMSGIGLSTEIKDVFKSTLSDQLEIITIDYKELINILKNNNQSFFANTILILTTTNINSDLSLNIMNIYDVFDRDASIKLKKILKESGETQKNVKLLIEQLLHLFSVEGIKTRLQFLNPDIIIEEAQNAVAHYESYYNLSLNSKLKLNLYMHISLMVERMILRKGRYDDPSYTIDNDSKTKEFFSISKDIFKSIQDKFNVKITNFEISLIYQLLKDCLN, from the coding sequence TTGAAATCGATTGATAAAATATACAACATTTTCATTAATAACTTTCATGATCAAAAAGTTACAACAATTGAAGTAGCTAAAGCTGCTGGATTATCAAGAGGTGTAGTAAGTTCCTATCTTTCTTCTCTATACTCACAAGGAAAAGTTACAAAAACTCATTCGCGCCCTGTTTTTTGGCAGATCGTAAAGCCTAAAAGTAGTTTTGATGAATTGATTGGAGCAAAAGGAAGTTTAGCTGATGTAATTATTCATTGCAAAGAATCATTAAGTTATCCAGATAATGACTTGCCTCTTATAATTACTGGAAATAATGGCACTGGAAAAAAATTATTAGCTCAAAAAATGTACGAAGAAGCTCTAACGCGTAAAGTAATTACTAAAACTGATCCTTTTATCAAAATTAATGCTTCAGATTATGTATCCAACCAACGTAATTTTATTAAATTATTTCAAAAATCAAAAAAGTGCTCAAAATTTGACAATATTTTAAGCACTAAATCTCTCTTTCCCAATAACAAAGGTATTTTATTTATTCATGAAGCTCAAAAATTATCTCAAAACAACCAACAACTTCTTTTAAATTTAATAAAATCAGCAATAAGAGACATCAAGTGTCAAGTTCGGTTTATTATTTCAATTACCGGATTTGAAGATTGCCTGCTTCTAAATAAAAAAATAGGCTTACAGATTAAGCTGCCCGATTTTTTAGATCGTTATTTTTTTGAACGACTATCATTAGTTTTAAACTTTTTTTATTTAGAAGCACAAAAAATTAAACATCCAATTATCATAAACACGAAGATTGTCAAACAATTAACTATGTACGATCATCCAGATAATATTGCAGCCCTTGAAAACAAAATTAAACTTTTACTTGCTAAATCTTATGTCAACTTATTACCAAAAGAAGAGATTTATATCGGTCTACCTAACAAATTAAATATAAAAATATCTTCCTCCCAAAATGATTTAAATATTGAACTGTCAAATTTAATTAATAGTTTTATGCAATTAAAACCCTCTGTTTCAAGAATAATGGATGATTTAATTCATTCAATTAAATTAGATCAACAATTAAGTGAACAAAATTTCATTGTGATGAAATTACTACATTTAATTAATATCTCTGAAAGTCCTAAAACCCTTGATTTGATTAACGATCATTTAAAAATTAAAATCCAAACTGAATTAACTGAAAAATATGGTTTATCATTGCCCGAAAATAAAGATTTTTGGAATCGATGTTCACTTTGCACTGCTTTCATTGTTATTTACAACAAAAGCTCAATCTTTCGAGAAAACAATACTATTAAAAACACATTACAAAATAAATATCCAAGAAGTATTTATTTATTCGAAAAAATATTTGAAGATTTATTTAAAACAAGCAAACTAAATGATTGTCACTTCTTACTTTTCTTTATATTAATGACACCAATTGTAAATAAGATTGAAGGAATAAAATATAACTGTATTTTATTAGCCCATGGTCAAGGCATTGCCTCAAATATTCAAAAAGTCGTTAATTCATTATGCGGTAACTACATATTCGAATCCTTTGATATGCAATTAGATACTTCAATAAAACAAATTAGTTCTTCCGTAAAGCAATATCTAGAAAAGCAAAATAATTATGTGAAAGGAACAATCATCCTTTTCGATATGGGATCATTAAGTCAAATTTTTAACGAAATCAAAAAATATTCACACAAACGGTTAATCGTTATTAATAATTTAACTACCGCCATGGCATTAGATACAGGACTCCGTGTTCAAAGAAATGATTCATTTAAAGAGATTGCTTTAGAAAGTCAGCATTATGGTGAAACAACTGGTTCGCAATATTATGAAGGACTGGCAGATCATCCACATATTATTATTTCATGCATGTCAGGGATCGGTCTATCAACTGAAATAAAAGATGTTTTTAAAAGTACCCTATCTGATCAATTAGAAATTATTACAATCGATTATAAAGAATTAATAAATATATTAAAAAACAATAACCAGAGCTTCTTTGCAAATACAATTTTAATTTTAACAACCACAAATATTAACTCGGATTTATCTTTGAACATTATGAACATTTATGATGTCTTTGATCGAGACGCGTCAATTAAACTTAAAAAGATTTTAAAAGAATCGGGCGAAACTCAAAAAAACGTCAAGCTCTTAATTGAACAATTACTACACTTGTTTTCAGTGGAGGGGATTAAGACCCGGCTGCAATTTTTAAATCCTGATATTATTATTGAAGAAGCCCAAAACGCTGTTGCTCATTATGAGAGTTATTATAATTTAAGTTTAAATTCCAAATTAAAATTAAACCTCTATATGCACATATCTCTAATGGTTGAAAGAATGATCCTTAGAAAAGGCCGTTATGATGATCCTTCGTATACCATTGACAATGATTCGAAAACAAAAGAATTCTTTTCAATTTCGAAAGATATCTTTAAATCAATTCAAGATAAGTTTAATGTTAAAATTACTAATTTTGAAATTTCTCTTATCTATCAGCTTCTAAAAGACTGTTTGAATTAA
- a CDS encoding PTS sugar transporter subunit IIA, protein MKKYLIASHGRFASGLKNSIKVLTGKTDIIAIDAYLEEEPVDVEQKVKEFIRELGADDVGIIFTDLIGGSVNREVMIQVKDKNNIVLISSVNLPTVLAVILDTEPVTQVHLQEIIDSTPVKIIDFNLEQNNEDFLSDDEFLS, encoded by the coding sequence TTGAAAAAATATCTTATAGCGAGTCACGGCAGATTTGCTAGTGGATTGAAAAATTCAATTAAAGTTTTAACCGGTAAAACAGATATTATCGCTATTGATGCTTATTTAGAAGAAGAGCCGGTTGATGTTGAGCAGAAGGTTAAAGAGTTTATAAGAGAACTGGGGGCTGACGATGTAGGGATTATTTTCACGGATTTAATTGGCGGAAGTGTTAACCGCGAGGTGATGATTCAAGTTAAGGATAAAAACAATATTGTATTAATCAGTTCTGTTAATTTGCCAACGGTATTAGCAGTTATTCTAGACACAGAACCAGTTACACAAGTACATTTACAAGAAATAATCGATTCTACTCCAGTAAAAATTATAGATTTTAACTTGGAGCAAAATAATGAAGATTTTTTATCAGATGATGAATTTTTATCTTAA
- a CDS encoding PTS sugar transporter subunit IIB, which produces MIKMLRIDERLIHGQVAVVWSKVLKISHILVANDAVMNNETQQMTMKMAVPDNIKFICRNIKDSLSILSDPRASKLEMFVVVQNFKDAREIAEKLEDQIDLINVGNYGLLPVNQHDKSQKKIAAAVQVDEDDLIDIKAIAKLKPEFKAQLTPDAQDKNFKKIYGGD; this is translated from the coding sequence ATGATTAAAATGTTGCGTATTGATGAACGATTGATACACGGTCAAGTTGCTGTTGTTTGGTCAAAAGTTCTAAAAATTAGTCATATTTTAGTTGCTAATGATGCTGTTATGAATAATGAGACCCAGCAAATGACAATGAAAATGGCAGTCCCAGATAATATTAAGTTTATTTGTCGAAATATAAAAGATTCACTTAGTATTTTGTCAGATCCTCGTGCTTCTAAATTGGAAATGTTTGTAGTTGTTCAAAATTTTAAAGATGCAAGAGAAATTGCTGAAAAATTAGAAGACCAAATTGATTTGATTAATGTAGGTAATTATGGATTACTGCCGGTAAATCAGCATGATAAGTCACAGAAAAAAATAGCTGCAGCAGTTCAAGTGGATGAAGATGATTTAATTGATATTAAAGCTATCGCAAAGTTAAAGCCTGAATTTAAGGCACAACTAACTCCAGATGCACAAGACAAGAATTTTAAAAAGATTTATGGAGGTGACTAG
- a CDS encoding PTS mannose/fructose/sorbose/N-acetylgalactosamine transporter subunit IIC yields the protein MFLKALGIAILYYVVLWVGNMGGVFHFSRPIIVGPLVGLLLGDLHTGIVLGATFESVFLGVIAVGGAVPADATIGSLMGTAVAILTHVSGAKALAVAVPVSALGVILMQITYAYMALFIPKLDILAKRGDEKGVIRYNFIMSFVYPILNTIVIFFSIFLGVNAVGDLLKIIPKFVQDGFTAAGAMLPAVGFAMLLNMLFKGKLFGYFFLGFALVVYLKLPNLGVAIIAIVIALMIYDIEQKFMANKNSSSNSDVNNGNVQKLSSKRTEEEDFLS from the coding sequence ATGTTCTTAAAGGCTTTAGGAATTGCGATCCTTTACTATGTAGTGCTTTGGGTTGGTAATATGGGAGGAGTTTTCCATTTTTCACGTCCCATTATTGTCGGTCCATTGGTTGGCTTACTCTTAGGTGATTTACATACAGGTATAGTTCTAGGAGCAACATTTGAATCGGTATTTTTAGGTGTTATTGCAGTTGGAGGAGCAGTACCTGCCGATGCGACAATTGGTTCTTTAATGGGAACAGCTGTGGCAATTTTGACTCATGTATCAGGAGCAAAAGCTTTAGCTGTTGCCGTTCCGGTTTCTGCTTTAGGGGTAATCTTAATGCAAATAACTTATGCGTATATGGCACTTTTTATTCCTAAATTAGATATTTTAGCTAAAAGAGGAGATGAAAAAGGGGTTATTAGATACAATTTTATAATGTCTTTTGTTTATCCAATTTTAAATACTATTGTTATCTTTTTCTCAATTTTTCTTGGTGTAAATGCAGTTGGTGATTTACTGAAAATAATTCCAAAGTTTGTGCAGGATGGTTTTACTGCAGCCGGAGCAATGCTGCCAGCGGTTGGATTTGCAATGCTGCTTAATATGTTATTTAAAGGAAAATTATTTGGTTACTTTTTCTTAGGGTTTGCGTTGGTCGTTTATCTTAAATTACCAAATTTAGGTGTTGCGATTATTGCAATAGTTATTGCTCTAATGATCTATGATATTGAACAAAAATTTATGGCCAATAAGAATTCATCATCAAATAGCGATGTAAATAATGGCAATGTTCAAAAGTTAAGCAGTAAAAGGACTGAAGAGGAGGACTTTTTATCATGA
- a CDS encoding PTS system mannose/fructose/sorbose family transporter subunit IID: MTKDVSEKQQDKKIINKMFQHSWFLFSSFNMVKMQGYGYEYSMLPAIDEYYKNDPEGKRAAIERHSSFFNCTYETAPFIMGLNAAMEKENSRNPSFDPESINAIKAALMGPLSGIGDSIFWGTIRLIAAGIGIPLAMKGNILGPILFLLIYHIPSIFTRYKLLQVGYTSGEKFISNAFHSGLFELITNCATIVGLIMVGAMTASSVTIKTALKWNMAGTPLKLQDIFNSIMPGLLPLVLTLTIFILLRKKVKVIYLLFGVIILGIIGAFLGVF; the protein is encoded by the coding sequence ATGACGAAAGATGTATCCGAAAAACAGCAAGATAAAAAAATTATTAATAAAATGTTTCAACATTCCTGGTTTCTTTTTAGCTCTTTTAATATGGTAAAGATGCAGGGTTACGGTTATGAGTACAGCATGCTGCCAGCGATTGATGAATACTATAAAAATGATCCTGAGGGTAAACGAGCTGCTATTGAACGTCATTCTAGCTTTTTCAATTGCACTTATGAAACAGCTCCGTTTATTATGGGCCTAAATGCAGCAATGGAAAAAGAGAATTCTCGTAATCCATCTTTTGATCCAGAATCAATTAATGCGATTAAAGCTGCGTTAATGGGGCCATTATCTGGAATTGGTGATTCTATTTTTTGGGGAACAATTAGATTAATTGCAGCAGGAATTGGAATTCCTCTAGCAATGAAAGGTAATATTTTAGGACCGATTTTATTCTTACTTATTTACCATATACCTTCAATTTTTACACGATACAAATTACTGCAAGTGGGTTACACTTCAGGAGAAAAATTCATTAGTAATGCATTTCATTCAGGATTGTTTGAATTGATCACGAATTGCGCGACGATTGTGGGGCTAATCATGGTCGGGGCAATGACAGCTAGTTCTGTGACAATTAAAACTGCTCTTAAATGGAATATGGCAGGTACTCCTTTAAAATTACAGGATATTTTTAACAGTATCATGCCAGGTTTATTACCGTTAGTTTTAACGCTTACAATTTTTATATTACTCAGAAAAAAAGTTAAAGTAATTTATCTATTATTTGGTGTCATTATTTTAGGAATTATTGGGGCATTTTTAGGTGTCTTTTAA
- a CDS encoding ChbG/HpnK family deacetylase: MTKKIIVNADDFGMSEAFNYGVIKAFREGIVSSTSIMINQEAASHGISLLKEAPDLYVGLHVNLTTGNPVSDPKEIPSLVKPDGSFIGSKDFKTHKKLFSYKDALKETKAQINRFREMFGFYPTHIEPHSAMDDNSAQALIDCAKEYKIHTAVPLKGEYVQPSPELYEQVESPVNEDYMSILDRGVQPEDFFNDRFGILKNENNGLITELHFHPGFVDQYILDHSTLTLPRVRDNETLCSEELKGWIIDHDIELISFGDLKKK; the protein is encoded by the coding sequence ATGACAAAAAAAATAATTGTTAACGCTGATGACTTTGGCATGTCCGAAGCTTTTAATTATGGGGTAATTAAAGCATTTCGTGAGGGAATTGTTTCGTCAACTTCTATTATGATTAATCAAGAAGCTGCTTCTCATGGCATTTCTTTACTAAAAGAAGCTCCAGATTTATACGTAGGACTACATGTTAATTTAACAACCGGGAATCCCGTTTCTGATCCTAAAGAGATTCCAAGTTTGGTTAAGCCTGATGGTAGTTTTATTGGTTCGAAAGATTTTAAAACTCATAAAAAATTGTTTTCTTATAAAGATGCTTTGAAAGAGACTAAAGCTCAAATTAATAGGTTTCGTGAAATGTTTGGCTTCTATCCGACACATATAGAGCCACATTCTGCTATGGATGATAATTCAGCTCAAGCCTTAATTGATTGTGCAAAAGAATATAAAATTCACACGGCAGTTCCTTTAAAGGGAGAATACGTTCAGCCAAGTCCAGAACTTTATGAACAAGTAGAATCTCCAGTCAACGAAGATTATATGTCCATTTTAGATCGAGGTGTTCAGCCGGAAGATTTCTTCAATGATCGATTTGGAATCTTAAAAAATGAGAATAATGGTTTAATAACAGAATTACATTTTCATCCAGGTTTTGTTGATCAGTATATTTTGGACCATTCAACTTTAACACTGCCGCGAGTGCGTGATAATGAAACATTATGCTCAGAAGAACTTAAAGGATGGATTATAGATCATGATATTGAACTAATTAGTTTTGGAGATTTAAAGAAAAAATAG